A single window of Coregonus clupeaformis isolate EN_2021a unplaced genomic scaffold, ASM2061545v1 scaf0480, whole genome shotgun sequence DNA harbors:
- the LOC121540116 gene encoding tripartite motif-containing protein 16-like has translation MAENQELFCCSICLDLLKDPVTTACGHSYCMGCIKKNWDQDRLKGAYSCPQCRQTFSPRPVLKRNIVLAEVVEKLKKTGLQAAPPPDLCYAGPGDVVCDFCTGTRKQKALMSCLACLASYCETHIQSHYESPAFKKHKLVKATAQLQEKICSHHDKLLEVYCRTDQQCICMLCTMDEHKGHDTVSAAAERTEKQRQLGMSQQKVQQRFQEREKELQQAVESLKRSAQAAVEDSDKIFTELIRSIERRRSEVKELIRSQEKAQVSQAEGLLEQLEQEIAELRKRSTELEQLSHTEDHIHFLQSYQSLSSTSVSSDLPSIVVRPLQYFGDVSKTVSELREKLEDVLKGEWTKISTTVNIVDVLLPPEPKTREQFLKYSCQLTLDPNTAHKLLSLSKGNRKVTCTGQVQPYPVHPDRFTNYCQVLCREGLSGRCYWEVEWSGWCVTAVSYKDISRTGTGNRFGENDKSWCLECYSVGNWFRHNNVGTEVSGPQSSRVGVYLDHKAGTVSFYSVSDTMTLLHRVQTTFTQPLYPGVSLNGTAELVKL, from the exons ATGGCAGAGAATCAGGAACTGTTCTGTTGCTCcatctgtctggatctactgaaggatccggtgactactgcctgtggacacagctactgtatgggctgtattaaaAAAAACTGGGATCAGGATCGTCTGAAAGGTGCCTACAGCTGTCCACAGTGCAGACAGACCTTCAGTCCAAGGCCTGTTCTGAAGAGAAACATCGTGCTGGCtgaagtggtggagaaactgaagaagacaggactccaggctgctccccctcctgatctgtgctatgctggacctggagatgtggtgtgtgatttctgcactgggaccagaaagcagaaagccctcatgtcctgtctggcatgtctggcctcttactgtgagactcacatccaatctcactatgaatctcctgctttcaagaagcacaagctggtcaaagccaccgcacaactacaggagaagatctgctctcatcatgacaaactactggaggtttactgtcgtaccgatcagcagtgtatctgtatgctgtgtacaatggatgaacataaaggccatgatacagtgtcagctgcagcagagaggactgagaaacag aggcagctggggatgagtcagcagaaggtccagcagagattccaggagagagagaaggagctccaacaggctgtggagtctctcaag cgctctgcacaggcagcagtggaggacagtgataagatctttactgagctgatccgctccattgagagaaggcgctctgaggtgaaggagctgatcagatcccaagagaaggctcaagtgagtcaagctgaaggactcctggagcaactggagcaggagatagctgagctgaggaagagaagcactgagctggagcagctctcacacacagaggatcacatccatttcctccag agttatcagtctctctccagtaccagtgtatcttcagacttacccagcatcgttgtccgtcctcttcagtactttggagatgtgagtaagactgtgtctgaactgagagagaaactagaagacgtccttaaaggagaatggaccaagatctccactacag tgaatatagtggatgtgttactgcctccagagcccaagaccagagaacagttcttaaaat attcctgtcagctcacactggacccaaacacagcacacaaactcctctctctgtctaaagggaacagaaaggtgacctgtacaggccaagtccaaccatatcctgttcatccagacagattcactaACTACTGtcaggttctgtgtagagagggtctgtctggacgctgttactgggaggtggagtggagtgggtggtgtgttacagcagtctcatataaagacatcagcagaacagggacaggtaATAGATTTGGAGAGAATGACAAGTCCTGGTGTTTAGAGTGTTATAGTGTTGGTAATTGgttcagacacaataatgttgGGACTgaagtatcaggccctcagtcctccagagtaggagtgtacctggatcacaaggcaggtactgtgtccttctacagtgtctctgacacaatgaccctcctccacagagtccagaccacattcactcagcccctctatcctggggtTTCTCTCAatggtactgctgagctggttaaactgtag